The Vicinamibacteria bacterium region CTGCTGCTGAGCGTTGAACACGGCCGGGGACACGAGCGCGGCGGCGTCGATCTCGTTCCGGGTGATGTGCTCGCTCGGGAGGAGCTCGAGAACGTCGAGGCCACGCGCGATCTCGGTGCCGTAGATGAAGCCGTCATACCAATATGCGGACCAGTAGCCACCCATCACGAGCGCGTTGGGGTCGATCGGTCCACGGTCGAAGAAGGCGATCTCGACCGGCCGCTCGGAGTCCGTGAAATCGAACACCGAGATCCCGCCCTGATACCAGGCCTGAACCATGATGTCACGGCCGGGAACGGGGATGAGCGAACCGTTGTGCGCGACGCAGTTCTCCTCCTTCGATTGTGGGGCCGGCAGCTTGTAGTAGCTGCGGAACTCGAGCTTACCGTCGACGATGTCGAAGATCGCATTCGCGCCCCAATTGACCGGATCGAAGGCTCGGCATCGTGGACGTCCTCCGCCGCCCCACTCATCCGTGAAGACAACCTTGGTCCCGTCGTTGTTGAACGTGGCCGAGTGCCAGTAGGCGAAGGCCGGGTCGACGACCGCGTCCAGACGGACGGGATTCGCGGGATCGGAGATGTCGAGGAGGATGCCGTTTCCGGAGCAAGCGCCCGCGGCCAGACCCAGCTCGGGATACACGGTGATGTCGTGGCACTGGTTCGTTTGGCGGGACCTCTGTGTCCCCTCACCATGATCCCCGCCCTTCCAGAGGCCGGAAATCGCACCAGTCTCGGGGTCGGCGAAAATTCGGGGCCGGCTGACGATGCGCGCCTCCTCCGGCCGGTCGATGGGCACGCGGATGACATCGATGCTGAACAATGCGGTGTTCGGATCCTGGTCGGCGTCGGTGCAGCCCTCGAGCTCCTCTCCTGGACGGACCGAGCTCGTGCCCGAGTTGTAGACGTAGATGTTCCCCTCGTCGTCAGGGTCGCTCACCAGGGTGTGGGTGTGCGAGCCGCGGCACGTCTGCACCGCCGCGACCTGCCTTGGCATCCGCAGGTCGGTGATATCGAAGATGCGGACGCCGCGAAAGCGCTGCTCGCTCACCGGTGCCGCCACGCCCTGTGTCCCGCAGTCGAGCCGCCCCCGCGTGTCCTGCACGGACATGAACAGGAGGTCTCCGTAGATGGAGACGTCGCCCTGACCGCCGGGGCAGACGATGGAAGCCAAAAGCTGCGGCGAGCGCGGATCCTCGATGTTGTACGCGTTGAACCCGTGATAGTTGCCCTCGATCACCACGCCCCGTACGAAAGCCAGATCGGTGTTCGCGAAATTGAGGATGCCGGGTCGGACCGAATCCTCCTCGTCGCCTTCCTTTTCTTCGCTCGCTGGCTCTGGTTCCGCCCGTTCCGCCACATCGGTCTCGGCGGGGGTCTCGGCGGCTTGCTCGGCCTGCTGTTGTTTCTGTTCCCGTTCACGCTCTTCTCTCCGCGCCCGGGCGCGCCTGTCCTCCTCGCTCTCTCGGGGGCGGCCCGCGGGAGCCTCGGGATCGTAGAAGCCGTCGGGCTTGGGAAGGGTGGCGACGAGCTCCAGATTCAGCACCGCGTCGCGGGCGGTGCGAAACCCGGCGGCGAGAGTCGCCCGCGGATCGGGCGAGAACCCGGCGAGCATGGCATCCATCCGGTCGATCTCCATGGTCTGGTCGGCCGTGATGTCGGACGTGAACGCGAAGAGCTGAGAGTCCTGCGCTGCGCCTTGCTCCGCAAGCAGCTCCTCCACCATGTCGAGCGCACCCTGGTGGTGCTTGATCATGTAGCGCAGAAAAAGGTCATCGAACTTCTCTCCACGCGCCGCCTCGAGCTCTTTCATCTCCTCGGGCGTCAACATGCCGGGCATCAACTTGGCGCCGTGGGCATGATGGGCATCCACGCTCGTCAC contains the following coding sequences:
- a CDS encoding DUF305 domain-containing protein; this translates as MSLEKPRVRRLAAPAAIVIIMILALLPIGAVESQAQEPPPIVQPGAPGAPSRAISAEEASNLAGLQFSEADVRFMQGMISHHAQALDMTELLVSRSNSEAMQQLGKRIELSQEDEIQMMQEWLRERGQEVTSVDAHHAHGAKLMPGMLTPEEMKELEAARGEKFDDLFLRYMIKHHQGALDMVEELLAEQGAAQDSQLFAFTSDITADQTMEIDRMDAMLAGFSPDPRATLAAGFRTARDAVLNLELVATLPKPDGFYDPEAPAGRPRESEEDRRARARREEREREQKQQQAEQAAETPAETDVAERAEPEPASEEKEGDEEDSVRPGILNFANTDLAFVRGVVIEGNYHGFNAYNIEDPRSPQLLASIVCPGGQGDVSIYGDLLFMSVQDTRGRLDCGTQGVAAPVSEQRFRGVRIFDITDLRMPRQVAAVQTCRGSHTHTLVSDPDDEGNIYVYNSGTSSVRPGEELEGCTDADQDPNTALFSIDVIRVPIDRPEEARIVSRPRIFADPETGAISGLWKGGDHGEGTQRSRQTNQCHDITVYPELGLAAGACSGNGILLDISDPANPVRLDAVVDPAFAYWHSATFNNDGTKVVFTDEWGGGGRPRCRAFDPVNWGANAIFDIVDGKLEFRSYYKLPAPQSKEENCVAHNGSLIPVPGRDIMVQAWYQGGISVFDFTDSERPVEIAFFDRGPIDPNALVMGGYWSAYWYDGFIYGTEIARGLDVLELLPSEHITRNEIDAAALVSPAVFNAQQQRRIEWPADPAVARAYLDQLERNRAIAAPRSQALMAALDRADELLTSESKDAETARKLEAIAAELSSESASASGRDRMRLESLAETVELIARRLS